From the Kogia breviceps isolate mKogBre1 chromosome 3, mKogBre1 haplotype 1, whole genome shotgun sequence genome, one window contains:
- the LEO1 gene encoding RNA polymerase-associated protein LEO1: MADMEDLFGSDADSDPERKDSDSGSGSDSDQENVASGSNASGSESDQDERDDSGKPSNKELFGDDSEDEGASHHSGSDNHSEGSDNRSEASERSDHEDNDPSDVDQHSGSEAHNDDDDEGHRSDGGSHHSEAEGSEKAHSDDEKWCREDKSDQSDDEKIQNSDDEERAQGSDEDKLQNSDDDEKMQNTDDEERPQLSDDERQLSEEEKANSDDERPAASDNDDEKQNSDDEERPQMSDEEKMQNSDDERPQASDEEHRHSDDEEEQDRKSESARGSDSEDEVLRMKRKNAIASDSDADSDTEVPKDNSGTMDLFGGADDISSGSDGEDKPPTPGQPVDENGLPQDQQEEEPIPETRIEVEIPKVNTDLGNDLYFVKLPNFLSVEPRPFDPQYYEDEFEDEEMLDEEGRTRLKLKVENTIRWRIRRDEEGNEIKESNARIVKWSDGSMSLHLGNEVFDVYKAPLQGDHNHLFIRQGTGLQGQAVFKTKLTFRPHSTDSATHRKMTLSLADRCSKTQKIRILPMAGRDPECQRTEMIKKEEERLRASIRRESQQRRMREKQHQRGLSASYLEPDRYDEEEEGEESISLAAIKNRYKGGIREERARIYSSDSDEGSEEDKAQRLLKAKKLTSDEEGEPSGKRKAEDDDKANKKHKKYVISDEEEEDDD, translated from the exons ATTCTGATTCTGGATCAGGCTCAGATTCTGATCAAGAGAATGTTGCTTCTGGCAGTAATGCCTCTGGAAGTGAAAGTGATCAAGATGAAAGAGATGACTCAGGAAAACCAAGTAATAAGGAACTGTTTGGAGATGACAGTGAGGATGAGGGAGCTTCTCATCATAGTGGGAGTGATAATCACTCTGAAGGGTCAGACAATAGATCAGAAGCTTCTGAGCGTTCTGACCATGAAGACAATGATCCCTCAGATGTAGATCAGCACAGTGGATCAGAAGCCcataatgacgatgatgatgaagGTCATAGATCAGATGGAGGGAGCCATCACTCAGAAGCGGAAGGTTCTGAAAAAGCACATTCAGATGATGAAAAATGGTGCAGAGAAGATAAAAGTGATCAGTCAGATGAtgaaaaaatacagaattctGATGATGAGGAGAGGGCACAAGGATCTGATGAAGATAAACTGCAGAATTCTGATGAtgatgagaaaatgcagaacacAGATGATGAGGAGAGGCCTCAGCTTTCAGATGATGAGAGACAACTGTCTGAGGAGGAGAAGGCTAATTCTGATGATGAACGGCCAGCAGCTTCTGATAATGATGATGAGAAACAGAATTCTGATGATGAAGAGCGGCCACAGATGTCTGATGAGGAGAAAATGCAAAATTCTGATGATGAAAGGCCACAGGCCTCGGATGAAGAACACAGGCATTCAGATGATGAAGAGGAACAGGACCGTAAGTCAG AATCTGCAAGAGGCAGTGATAGTGAAGATGAAGTTTTACGAATGAAACGCAAGAATGCAATTGCATCTGATTCAGACGCAGATAGTGACACTGAGGTACCAAAAG ATAATAGTGGAACCATGGATCTCTTTGGAGGTGCAGATGATATATCTTCAGGGAGTGATGGGGAAGATAAACCACCCACTCCAGGACAGCCTGTT GATGAAAATGGATTGCCTCAGGATCAACAGGAGGAGGAGCCAATTCCTGAGACCAGAATAGAAGTAGAAATACCCAAAGTAAACACTGATTTAGGAAATGACTTGTATTTTGTTAAGCTGCCCAACTTTCTCAGCGTAGAGCCCAG accttttgatcCTCAATATTATGAAGATGAatttgaagatgaggaaatgCTGGATGAAGAAGGTAGAACCAGGTTAAAGTTAAAG GTAGAAAATACTATAAGATGGAGGATACGCCGGGatgaagaaggaaatgaaattaaagaaagcAATGCTCGGATAGTCAAGTGGTCCGATGGAAG CATGTCCCTGCATTTAGGCAATGAGGTGTTTGATGTTTACAAGGCTCCACTGCAGGGCGATCACAACCACCTTTTTATAAGACAAGGTACCGGTCTACAGGGACAAGCCGTCTTTAAAACCAAACTCACATTCAG ACCTCACTCTACAGACAGTGCCACACATAGAAAGATGACCCTGTCACTTGCAGATAGATGTTCAAAGACACAGAAGATTAGAATCTTACCAATGGCTGGTCGTGATCCTGAATGCCAGCGCACAGAGATGATTAAG aaagaagaagaacGTTTGAGGGCTTCTATTCGTAGGGAATCTCAGCAGCGCCGCATGAGAGAGAAACAGCACCAGCGGGGGCTGAGCGCTAGCTACCTAGAACCTGATCGatatgatgaggaggaggaaggtgaggagTCCATCAGCTTGGCTGCCATTAAAAACCGATACAAAGGGGGCATTCGAG AGGAACGAGCCAGAATCTATTCATCAGACAGTGATGAGGGATCAGAAGAAGATAAGGCTCAAAGATTACTCAAAGCAAAGAAACTCACCAGTGATGAG GAAGGTGAGCCttctggaaagagaaaagcagaagatgacgataaagcaaataaaaagcaCAAGAAGTATGTAATCAgtgatgaagaggaagaagatgatGATTGA